GGTCTTCAAGCACTTGTAATCCTAGTTAGACTTCCGCTGATTGTATTTTCAAAAGAACTATCCGCGATCGATGAAGTTAAAATTCGCTCGACGGCAGTCTCATTTAGCACAAAAAAGTTAGCCGTGTCCACATACGAGTGACTCTGCCTTAGCTACAGTCCTCGCTGAACGCAGAGCGCTAGTTTCACGGCCTCTGAAAAAAACAAGCGTTTTCAAATACAACAAATTACTATACGTCGTGCTGAGCAGGCAGCCATAAAGTACTCCCCGCACCGCCGCTCCGTCGCTATCTGTACGACTCGACTGTTTGGTAGACCGCAGAACCTGACAGGCGTACGTCACCGAGTGACAGCTCCAGCGACCAATCACAGGCAGAGAACTAAAAAGCTGGAAACTTTTTAAGCCAATCGGGTGTCAGAGAAAGCGGGGCTTGAACATGTGACatgtgaaaacaaatacatgacGCTGTGAAGTTGAATGAGGAGTGGCAGCTGTAGTAGGTCTTCATGATCAGAGAAAGTTACTGCAATAACATCAAAACACCAAGTCTGCAGGATCTAAACTTGTTCTACCATAGATGGCGAGGGAATCTGTATTTTCACCCCCTGCGTGAGTGATGCCACTGTCTCTGAAAATCaaataagatttttaaaaaatgatcatTTCTGCTTCTCCCGTGTATTTTCCCACATTCCCAAGatcacacagtttgaccaatcaactgtctgaagactgagatcagttgattaaatgagtcaagtctggtgtgctgctgcttggttggaacaaaaacctgcagccacttTGTGAAatagtttggacacctctgtctTAAGGGAACCCAAGCAGCTGCTGTCACCCATTCATTTTAATAGTATCAGATagaattcaaaatttttttttactttgcctATTCCTaaaattgttaaaataaaacagaaaaggaataGCCATGGGTAACTTATAAAGAAAGGCCACAAGTATACACATCTTTGTTTTATGGGGTCACAGTATATAATTAAAGTCATGTCAATACTGCCACTTGTCTCATCACCATGCACTGTTAATTACACCACACATGGATGAAAATATACAACTATTTCCATGATGCAAGCTTTGAAAACTATTTTCAATTTAATAACATCAGATTACAGCACGTTTATGTTAATTAAATACAAATGAACCAAGCAACAATTGTTGGTTATTTTGTACATATAAACAACTTAAGCATTTGctcaagaaaaataacatttagcAGAACAATGTGtaacaatgacagaaaaaggtCAAAAAGATGAAGATATAAATGGTTTGCTTACAAACAGAGCTGATCTGTGACCACTTTACAGTTTAAATGTTAGTGAAGTTCATAAAAGGGCTCAAAGAGGAGCGAAtaaatggtgatttttttttggtcctttttttttagcagaatTTAAAACACCCACTCCAGTGgacaaatacattttctctgcatttgAGGATTGATACCTGGTTAACCTCCTGAGGAACTTAATTAGACACGGACTCCTGTATTAAATGGTAAAGCATCTGTTAGTTTTCAGGTTTGAGTAAAATGAAAGATTCACTCTGCAAAATACAACCTGATTTCAAGTAATTTAGTCCAGCACCAGAAAATTGTGTAGGAGGCAAATGCAAAAACCTATGacccaattaaaaaaaaaaaaaaaaaagcctctctGGACGTGAAACGTGTAGCATCAAATATTCAGAATGACTGTTTTGTCAATCTCTGTGCAGACTAGGCTGATGCACTTATGTAACCTGGACATAAATCAGTGTTCCTGGAGGCTTGTTGTCTGTGGGTCCTGCTTAAAAAtacccaaaataaaaacacagcattttAAACAGAAGCACAAAATATCTGATTGGCTCAAGTAGGTCACTCCGGAGTCTGTCTCGTGAAATACGTGGAGATTTTCTTCATGGTATGTGGTGAGCGGAttgtctgaaaaacaagaaataaagagGGTCAACTGCAACAGTCATCTTAGTAGctatagaaaaaaaaggcatgcaAACATTAGCACTGATAAATAGGGTGAGACCTAAAGTAACAAATAATCATCCCTATTTCTTTTGTAATGCTTAATGCGTAATGTTTTTCCCTCATTCAGTGACTTTAAAGCTTGAATTTCTAGACTGGCAGCATTCCAAATAGCTGAAAGTGAAGGAAGGCGTTCATAACAGTACACAGCCAGAGTAAACTGCAAATACTTTTATGTCTTTACAGTGACTTTCTCTATTGTTAAATAAGTAAACTGGTTCACTCTCCTTTAAAGAAACTTCAGAAGAATTTCAGACTCCATGATCTGAAACTTGTGTTGAAGACATGTTTAtgctgacaagaaaaaaagctcAAGggaaagctttatttaagaggatGTTACAGAGAAAGACTAggttgttgtttaaaaaaaaaaatctgctaaaCTTGGGAGTTCTGTACTTACTGGTGAAGCTGGCGTCTTGCCTTCTTGTTTCTTAGAAGCACTGGGACTTCTGGGAGTACTCGGGCTTCCTTGACCTTTCCTCATCTTTTGGCCCATCATAGAGAGCCAGTTCATTCCTCTGGGAGAGTAATTCTCCTTGCCACTCTGCCTAGATGGGACTTGCTTGTCCTCTGTGTGACAGTCTGTTTGTACCTGGCTCTGCTGAGCAGGGCAGCAGAAACCAGACAAGGCTCTGCTTCTCTTGGCCACAGGGTAAAGTTCAGTAACACAGTCACATTGTTCGGCACCCTCACAGCCTGCAGTTGCACCATCACCAGTCTCCAGCCTGCGTTTGGCCCGTCGTTCAGTGGGAGAGGTGCTGTTCGCCGGGCTCTGGGGACATGGGCTCAGCACCCTGCGGAGTGGAGGGCTGGCCAGACCAGGAGATCCTTGGCTCGGAGACAACCACTGTTTGATAGAAGATGTTGGTGTTCTCTGGCGAACAGAAGCAGACTTTGCATCCTGAGACTGGATAGGTGAAGTGGTGCTGGAGGGCAAAGGCAGGGCAGCTCCACTGGGAGCACAGGCAGCTAGCTGGGGTGAGGCCAGGCCTCTAAGGTTCTCCGTCCTTTGGGTCTTGGCAGGAGTTGTCTCGGCTCTGACTGAAGGCCCTGGACAAAAGCAAAAGTCCTTGTTAGACAGATGGGACAACATGAGAACTTTGACTGACAGTATTCAAGGGCAGGAAAGAAGTGATTTATGAATAAGCTCTTACATATTTCACATACTTAGACAGAAAAGGTATGGCACCAGAAAAGCTGCCTTTATGTTTTTCTGGCTAATTTAAGAACAGCAGAAAAGGCAACATATATACTGTGTGATTATATGGTAGATGAATGGCAGTTTATGTCAGTTGTTTACAAGAACTGATGGATGGTAGTTCAAATACTTACTTGTGGGAGATTTAGGACGTGCCCAGCCCACAAGGTTGGCTTCTCCCATGGCAGACTGTGCTCCATCCATTTCCCGGTGAAGCCTCCAGATCCGTACAGTGTGGTCATCCGAACAGGAAGCAATCTGCCAACAGAGCAGCGGGGATTACACAGTGCCTAAATCCAGCTCCCTGGCCTATTAAAAccactcagctttaccacagtTAAACACAAAAACCTCAGAATCATTTATAGGTTTTGCACAACAGAAACAGGATGAGAGCATGATGCTAACATCGCTGATTGCAATTTTTCAAAAACTAGTAAGGTTTGCTGTCTTACCTTTGTGAAGTCTGTTGGGCACCATGCAACAGATGTCACTTCCTCACTATGGCCTTGAAGCATCATGGGAGGATGTTGAGGATCAGAgatctaaaatgtaaaaaaataggTGAAAAACCTTAAGCACATTTCTCCACCCTAAAACACTGAACTAAAAAAATCCATTATATaagagcaaaataaaattaagacCATACCTTCCAGATGTATGTGTGATTGTCACTTGATCCACTGGCCAAGAACTGGTCATCTGGGCTGATAGTGGACTTTACATAAAATGAGGAGTTCTGGTGGCCATTGAAAACTGCCtctgtggaagaaaaacaagcagagatATTAAGATCTCTAACTACAGGCTTTATTtagagtgcaaaaaaaaaagaaagtctgaaaatacacaaaaataagcCTAAAGGAGATTCAACCAGAGAAACACGAGtttccttcagtttcagtgaCTGACAACAGACCCCCCCGAACAACAAGTGTCTGCTTTGTCACGTAATGTTTTGTAATGGGCTTCAAGATGGCTGCCTAGCCTAGATGGTGTGAATATCGTCCAGCTGATTTGGTGCTAGTAAGCTGTCCAAATCTTTCAGATCTTTAACACATTCAAAGCTGTGATTTAAAGGTATTAGGATAAGTACACTATAAGTCCCTTCATCTCTACATTTTCTCTGTATCAAACAAGGCCCTGCTCCTCAGCTAAACCACAGGACATTAGTTTGCAGCCCCATCTAGTGAGATGCAATGGTAATAAATCAGTGATAAACAGGAAAATTCCTGTTTTGGTGCAGGAACACAATATGTATATTGTGTAAAAGTGGAGCCCTTATTTACCTGGAGCTGTTTTGATTCCACTGATGTTGAACATGTAGATATTATCATCAGTGCAGTTACACATGACATTGGATCTGGTGGAGTCCAGAACAAGCCCAGAATAACCTGCAACACATGCAAAACAACATTcagcttattttttttgtgatttgcatTCAACATCATGTAAACATGATGCCTCAGCAAAGCACAAAACTAACCCAGTCGCATGCGCATGCAAGAACCAGGGTATGGGTACGTCTGCAGTGGAACAGGATCCTGGCGGTGTGCAGTGTAGTTCTTTCTCAGATCCCACATCTTGATTACGCTGGTTAGGaggaatgaaatggaaataaaaatcaaaatgacaatGCAAAAGTTCACACTGAGAGTCATTTCACAATGGCTTGCTGCATGTTAACAAGTAACAGTGGTTTCTTACCCATCAACAGCCCCAGAGGAGATGAGGGTGTGTTGATCCCGAAACAAAACCACCGTGACACTCTGCTGGGtatcctgcaaaaaaaaaaaagacaaaatgcttGAAGATCAGCCTTGTGTCTCCACCTCCTTAGTCTCTATTTTACTTTAGTTCAATAAACAGTGTCAGTTATTCAGGAAACTCACCACACTGGGAGCCATGCCACGTGTGCTGCTCCGCCTCTTCTTTGTTTTAGAGGGAgggtttgtctctgttttgttgtgAGCACCACTGATCTGTTTCACTTGTCTGTAGAAACCATCTGAGAGGAACACATAATATGGTCAGACATTCtgccaaataaatgaatgacTACAATATTTATGTTCTGGCCCCATGAGGTCTGTTATCTTCTACCATTATACAAAATAGATTGGGTTGGTTCTGTGATCTAATCAATACCTTTTTTGCTGCACCTCGTGTCCCAGACCATAATATTTCCATCTCTGGCTCCAGTACAGAACACAGCTGTTGAATAGAGCACACAAAGAAAGCTTCATTAATGTAATTTACGTGAAAATCTGAATCTCTTACAGTAGTGAACAGGTAACCATAGCTGCTACATCTAGTTTCAATGTGCTGGATTATGTAACCTAGAAACTACCAATCATCACAGTGTTTTCCTGTGACATTTAAGAgacaacagtaaacagtaatTTCTCCTAAGAGCATATTTGGTCTTGTGTATAATATACCTTTCTCCTGAGGTGTGAATGCAACAGACTTGAGGCTGCAGAGGTGGCCCTTGAAGCTGCCTAACATGTCTCCTGACTTCACATCCCACAACCTGGCCATCTGATCACCTGCAGCAGTCACCTGAGGATGATACATGAAGAGTTGACAGTGTGCCTTATgtacagtgcaaaaaaaaaaaaatgcacttaaatacattatttaaaagATCTTACTATCTGAACCTGATTTACAGTGGACTGACAACATATACAACTTATACTTACCAACTGAGGCTCCCCTGGTACCCAGGCGATATCAAAGACGGCATTTTCATGAGCCAGCCATTCTGCAAAGTTCACACATCATTAGACCCTGATATTTCATGATGATGGACAACTGTGGAAAAAGGAATCTCTGCACATACCTTTAAGAAGTGGGTTTTCTCGGCTCTCTGTGTTGTAGATCCTAACAATGCCTTCTTCATTAGCTGCTGCAAGGACATTCTGCAGGTCCCCAGCTAAAGAGAGATGAGGGAAGACAGCACATTCCTGTTAGTCAGATAAATGACAATGGCCCCTAGCTCTGATGTGTCTCTGAGGATAAAATGCAGGTGGGTTACCAGAGGAGAAAGCTAATCCAAACGGTGGAACATGGTCACCCAGGTTCCCAAAGGAGATGTGTTCATCATGTCGGACACACTGGTAGCCTTGCAGCAGAGAGCTCAGGGGGTACCTGGGCCAAGGATCTGCAGGAAGGGCTGGGCAGAAAATAGCATTTTTTCAGATGCTGTACTTATACTTCATTTCTGAGCCAGAAACCCCAAGAGACTCCACAATGTCACTGAGCTCCTTCGATTAAGGCTACGATTAAGACTAAGGGCAATTTTAATAACATGATCAGACCTTAAGATACTTAATCTCTTAATGAAATAACAGTTTGCACATTTcctccacatttttttcacGTCTCTCAAATTTAGATGAGAATCTAACCATGCTTTCAAACTTTAGATACCTAAGCATATTTACTATATTAACAGTAAAACTCCTCCGTGAAGTAAACGaagtaaatgcaaacaaaaaacagaagagatttACGTTACATATCTCTGTTATCGTAGCTAAAGGCTAAAACTCGCTTTTAGCACAATAACCCTCAGAGCACCAGCAGTAATACCTccacacactgagcatcttACCATTCTGCCTTCGTCTGCCCAATCCTCTGTCAACAATAGAGCGGAAAAGCATCCCGACACTCCAGCAAAAGACGATCTGGAGTTATTTTTAATAGTACTGAGAAGTTGCTGGTCTTTTTACGTGCTGCTGCCGGCGATGGTCGCGTTTCCCGCGAACGGATCATCTGAACACAGCGTCTGAATCCCCCGCTAAACCTACGTCGCTCTCTGCCATTGGTGGAAACAGCAACTTCCGCTCTAGCAAGCACGTCCACATCCGCTTTCTTTGTGCCGCCGTTTTGTAAAGTGTGCAACAATAAGTACCGCGCCATCAGTTCATTGGATAGACACTACCGCTTCAGAAAAAATCATAATCATATCCCACAAACATGctatctttgttttgtttggattatGCACGGATAATATGCGTTAtatgtaaaatgttaaatcttAATCCGAAAAATAACTTCTTTCGTTTCGTTTCCCCCATGCACAGTGCTTCAGTAAgttcattttgttattttccacaACTACATTTACGCACAACTTAAACGATAACAGCTATCCTGAAAGTTATTTACATGAAGATGTGTGTTTTAAGAAAGTAGCTAGTAGTCAGTGAACGAAGCTTCAGCAAATTACATGTTATGGGCACtttattgtgaaaaataaaaccatagaCCGGAAATGTTATAGCTTTCACACCGGGTTTATGTTCTCCACCTGAACACTGTAACGACCAATGGACTCTGTCAAACCTGTGTTTTTAAACGAAAAAAGCTAAACAATAATGTCGCTTTCCACTGCACGGTCATTCTTATCAGAGGCCTGTTATGGAGAACAAGAACTGGACGCCAACTCCGCTCTCATGGAGCTGGACAAAGGTGCGTTAGCTAGCCTTGCTAACATGCTAGCCTGCGACTCTCTGGTGTTGTAGTCTTGCCTTGTGTGTTGTGCCTTCTCTGTGTATTGATGTTTGCTCAGTGTTAATGATCATGTGAGACGTCTCTGTTTTGATGTGACCAGTGGGATTGCTTGAATTCTAGGGTTGCGGTCGGGGAAGCTCGGAGAGCAGTGTGAGGCTGTGGTGCTCTTCCCCAAACTCTTCCAGAAGTACCCCTTTCCCATCCTCATCAACTCGGCATTTCTGAAACTAGCAGACATCTTCAGACTTGGGTATGGATGCTTTACAAACTGGTGCTGACACGGCAGTTCAATTTTGATGACCTCTTCAGTTATACAGTCACTTCTATGTTTATTAGGTTTAAACTAGAACAAATGCAGCTAATTGACCACAACAACTCTGCAATAAATCCCAGTCTACCCAAGGATAGAGTAAATATTAGGGCCACACCTTTTCTCAATTAGTCATTCCGTCCGTGAAATATAATTTTTCCATTTGTATGACAAATAAATTACTCGAAAAGCTGGAAGCtacttgcttttgttttttgcttgtaATCGTTAATGCAgtacttatgttttttttgttgttgtatgtGTAATCATTAGTAGCATTTCTATGATGTGTGATTAGTGAGACTGGTTTTACTGTGCCACAGACACCTTTGTTTATTAAATGTGGTTTCTCTGATTTCAGGAACAACTTTCTGCGCCTCTGTGTGCTGAAAGTTACTCAGCAGAGTGAGAAACACTTGGAGAAGATCCTCAATGTGGACGAATTTGTTAAAAGAGTGTTTTCGGTCATCCATAGCAATGACCCTGTTGCCAGAGCCATCACGCTGAGGTAATAATGTGTAATGCAAATGGAACAAAGTTGTACATTGTGCTAGTTGGCACAGGATTTGTGCCTTAAGGCTATACTACTGTTCAGTCCCTGAATAAATGTATGATGCATGCCTGCCAACTTTCCTGTCTTTCCATTTGTCTGAGACTTAAAACAATTTTCCCGTTGTTCCCTCTGTCCAGGATGCTTGGCAGTTTGGCCTCCATCATCCCAGAGCGGAAAAATGCCCACCACAGTATTCGCCAGAGTCTGGACTCTCATGACAATGTAGAAGTAGAGGCTGCCATATTTGCTGCTGCAAGCTTCTCTGCACAGTCAAAGTAAGAAAATTAATTGCTTAAGCTGAACTGTAGTGCAAAAATATTGGCTGACATTTTGGATAAtataaatttgatttttttaattctgtttctAATTTTCAGAGACTTTGCAGCTGGGATTTGCAATAAAGTCAGTGAGATGATTCAAGGTAAAATCTTGAATTACAATACACTGATATTTTCGGTAACAGTGGCTGTCAACCAtagttttttttacacactttaGAATCATTAAATATTCCAAACAATTacacaaaactaaaataaaaacaaatcgaGGCCTGAGCCAGGTGATGCATAATGAACTGTTCAGACAAAGCTT
This genomic stretch from Toxotes jaculatrix isolate fToxJac2 chromosome 19, fToxJac2.pri, whole genome shotgun sequence harbors:
- the dtl gene encoding denticleless protein homolog, encoding MLFRSIVDRGLGRRRQNALPADPWPRYPLSSLLQGYQCVRHDEHISFGNLGDHVPPFGLAFSSAGDLQNVLAAANEEGIVRIYNTESRENPLLKEWLAHENAVFDIAWVPGEPQLVTAAGDQMARLWDVKSGDMLGSFKGHLCSLKSVAFTPQEKAVFCTGARDGNIMVWDTRCSKKDGFYRQVKQISGAHNKTETNPPSKTKKRRSSTRGMAPSVDTQQSVTVVLFRDQHTLISSGAVDGVIKMWDLRKNYTAHRQDPVPLQTYPYPGSCMRMRLGYSGLVLDSTRSNVMCNCTDDNIYMFNISGIKTAPEAVFNGHQNSSFYVKSTISPDDQFLASGSSDNHTYIWKISDPQHPPMMLQGHSEEVTSVAWCPTDFTKIASCSDDHTVRIWRLHREMDGAQSAMGEANLVGWARPKSPTRPSVRAETTPAKTQRTENLRGLASPQLAACAPSGAALPLPSSTTSPIQSQDAKSASVRQRTPTSSIKQWLSPSQGSPGLASPPLRRVLSPCPQSPANSTSPTERRAKRRLETGDGATAGCEGAEQCDCVTELYPVAKRSRALSGFCCPAQQSQVQTDCHTEDKQVPSRQSGKENYSPRGMNWLSMMGQKMRKGQGSPSTPRSPSASKKQEGKTPASPTIRSPHTMKKISTYFTRQTPE